A window of the Aquimarina spinulae genome harbors these coding sequences:
- a CDS encoding FtsW/RodA/SpoVE family cell cycle protein, with the protein MTKVLANIKGDKAIWAVAALLALFSFLPVYSASSNLAYLYGGDGDTFSFLVKHFAHLVLGFLIMYGVHKIPHHYFKGLSIIMIPMVIVLLLITLAQNTTGGGTNASRWIRLPFVGVGFQPSTLAAVVLMAYVARYLSKIKDKAVTFKETLLPLWLPVFLVLMLILPANFSTAAIIFSMVIVLVFLGGYPLKYISVILGSGLLILTFFILFAKAFPGVFPNRVDTWVSRIENFTDNKDTQEDYQIERAKIAIARGGVIGTGPGKSVQRNFLPQSSSDFIYAIIIEEWGFVGGVFLMLLYILLLLRLVIVAHKSADIFGKLLVMGVGLPIVFQAFINMAVAVELFPVTGQTLPLISSGGTSIWMTCLAIGIVLSVSSKRETSIEEERIKEKEEDPLEVLSEVL; encoded by the coding sequence ATGACTAAAGTACTAGCAAATATAAAAGGGGATAAGGCGATCTGGGCGGTAGCAGCTTTGTTGGCACTGTTTTCGTTCCTACCTGTATATAGTGCTAGTAGTAATTTGGCATATTTGTATGGAGGTGATGGGGATACTTTTAGTTTTTTGGTTAAACATTTTGCACATCTTGTTTTAGGTTTTTTGATCATGTATGGTGTGCATAAGATACCTCACCATTATTTCAAAGGACTTTCTATTATCATGATACCAATGGTGATTGTACTGTTGTTAATCACATTGGCGCAGAATACAACAGGCGGAGGAACAAACGCAAGTAGGTGGATTCGTTTACCATTTGTTGGTGTAGGTTTTCAGCCTTCTACTCTGGCAGCAGTAGTTTTAATGGCTTATGTAGCTAGATATCTTTCAAAAATTAAAGATAAAGCAGTTACTTTTAAGGAAACATTATTGCCATTGTGGTTACCTGTGTTTTTGGTACTAATGTTGATTTTGCCTGCCAATTTTTCTACTGCAGCAATCATATTTTCAATGGTAATTGTTTTGGTATTTCTAGGAGGATATCCGCTAAAATATATTTCGGTGATCTTAGGGTCCGGACTTTTGATACTTACTTTTTTCATTTTGTTTGCAAAGGCATTTCCGGGAGTTTTTCCAAATAGGGTAGATACTTGGGTAAGTAGAATAGAAAATTTTACAGACAATAAGGATACTCAGGAAGATTATCAGATAGAACGTGCAAAAATTGCAATTGCCAGAGGAGGAGTTATTGGTACAGGCCCTGGTAAAAGTGTACAGAGAAACTTTTTACCACAGTCATCATCAGATTTTATTTATGCAATTATTATTGAAGAATGGGGGTTTGTTGGAGGAGTTTTTCTAATGTTATTATACATATTGTTATTATTGAGGTTGGTGATTGTTGCTCACAAAAGCGCAGATATTTTTGGTAAGTTATTAGTTATGGGGGTTGGTTTGCCTATTGTTTTTCAGGCGTTCATAAATATGGCAGTTGCTGTAGAGTTGTTTCCGGTAACGGGGCAAACGCTACCACTTATTAGTAGTGGGGGAACATCAATTTGGATGACCTGCCTGGCAATCGGTATTGTATTAAGTGTAAGTAGTAAAAGAGAAACTAGTATAGAAGAAGAACGAATAAAAGAAAAAGAAGAGGACCCTTTAGAGGTTTTGAGTGAAGTTTTATGA
- a CDS encoding cell division protein FtsQ/DivIB, giving the protein MKRRILTYLKFSGLLILMVVLFAFASKRNEQRRINEVLIEFVEEQDPYVDEVTVNKLLIQNQDKVTNVGKEILVLNTVEQKLDAHKMIEHSDVYLTVNGELRARIKQRTPIARVNAVTPFYVDVTGNTMPLSDSYSAHVPIVHNVSEREVIQVFPLLKKIQEDEFLKKHVVGVYLNVEGNYELELRVYSFKLVFGKIENLDNKIRNFKAFYQKALRDKSLEKYKKVSLQFSNQVVCTIK; this is encoded by the coding sequence ATGAAAAGAAGGATTTTGACATATTTGAAATTTAGCGGCCTGCTCATTTTAATGGTAGTTCTTTTTGCTTTTGCCAGTAAACGTAATGAGCAACGAAGGATTAATGAAGTGCTCATAGAATTTGTTGAAGAGCAAGATCCTTATGTAGATGAAGTGACGGTTAATAAATTGTTAATACAAAATCAGGACAAAGTTACGAACGTGGGTAAAGAAATTTTAGTTTTGAATACTGTAGAACAAAAGCTCGATGCACATAAAATGATTGAACATTCTGATGTGTATCTTACTGTAAATGGAGAACTTAGGGCAAGAATCAAGCAACGCACCCCAATTGCTAGGGTTAATGCGGTTACTCCTTTTTATGTTGATGTTACAGGAAATACGATGCCTTTATCTGATAGTTATTCGGCTCATGTGCCAATAGTACATAATGTATCAGAGCGAGAAGTTATTCAGGTTTTCCCTTTATTAAAAAAAATTCAAGAAGATGAATTTTTAAAAAAACATGTTGTAGGGGTTTACCTTAATGTCGAAGGAAATTATGAACTAGAGTTGCGAGTGTACTCGTTTAAATTAGTTTTTGGAAAAATAGAAAATTTAGATAATAAAATCAGAAACTTTAAAGCATTTTATCAAAAAGCACTAAGAGATAAAAGTCTTGAAAAATATAAAAAAGTCAGTTTGCAATTTAGTAATCAAGTGGTGTGTACAATAAAATAA
- the ftsZ gene encoding cell division protein FtsZ, translating into MSKNEEFENISFDLPKNQSNVIKVIGVGGGGSNAINHMFQQGIKGVDFVICNTDAQALENSPIPNKIQLGVSLTEGLGAGANPEVGEQSAVESYEEIKTMLDTNTKMIFITAGMGGGTGTGAAPIIAKMAKELDILTVGIVTIPFQFEGRMRNEQAQLGVEKLRAHVDSLVVINNNKLREVYGNLGFKAGFSKADEVLATASRGIAEVITHHYTQNIDLRDAKTVLSNSGTAIMGSANASGNKRAHDAIVKALDSPLLNDNKITGAKNVLLLIVSGKEEITIDEIGEINDHIQQEAGHGANIIMGVGEDESLEEAISVTVIATGFDVEQQDEIVNTETKKIIHTLEDEQRSAIQDLSPKSTGNVTPVRSPLPKKKEVEEPSIIKHELIEDEEVDEDSLLIPTTDLLKDIDVSYEVVDSFSSDNDFVIINAQDIIKQIEVNDEKEVNAETEKEDQFALAFDMPVGGNEEESTKAPMASLDEPKVEDEEQPIVFDLSDDILDLEVNDAIEVVPVGETTSEGVRKYSLEDYMEEEKRLTEAQPAEVMEEEDEEVILEKKTIAPTPEEEKVEDADPVNQPISETLKARAAERRAKMKEFNYKFRNNSSNIDDIEKEPAYKRAGIDVDTKPDDSGLSRTSLGTDSNDDIQLRKNNSFLHDNVD; encoded by the coding sequence ATGAGTAAAAATGAGGAGTTCGAAAACATTTCGTTTGATTTACCAAAAAATCAATCTAATGTAATTAAAGTTATTGGAGTAGGAGGAGGAGGTAGTAATGCCATTAATCACATGTTCCAGCAAGGAATTAAAGGAGTTGATTTTGTCATTTGTAATACAGATGCACAAGCATTAGAAAATAGCCCAATACCTAATAAAATACAGTTGGGAGTTTCACTAACCGAAGGACTGGGTGCAGGAGCAAACCCTGAAGTAGGTGAGCAATCTGCCGTAGAGAGCTATGAGGAGATAAAGACAATGCTGGATACCAATACCAAAATGATCTTTATCACAGCAGGTATGGGTGGAGGAACCGGTACAGGAGCTGCCCCTATTATTGCCAAAATGGCAAAGGAACTAGATATCTTAACTGTTGGGATTGTAACAATTCCTTTTCAGTTCGAAGGCCGTATGCGTAATGAACAAGCGCAATTGGGAGTAGAGAAACTTCGTGCTCATGTAGATTCTTTGGTTGTTATTAATAATAATAAACTAAGAGAGGTTTATGGTAATTTAGGATTTAAAGCTGGATTCTCTAAGGCAGATGAAGTTCTTGCCACCGCATCTCGAGGTATAGCAGAAGTAATTACACATCACTATACACAAAATATAGATTTACGAGATGCAAAAACAGTACTAAGCAATAGTGGTACAGCTATTATGGGGTCTGCTAATGCCTCTGGAAATAAACGTGCTCATGATGCTATTGTTAAAGCATTAGATTCTCCTTTGCTTAATGATAATAAAATTACCGGTGCTAAAAATGTACTCCTGTTAATCGTATCTGGTAAAGAAGAGATTACTATCGATGAGATTGGCGAAATTAATGATCATATACAACAGGAAGCTGGTCATGGCGCTAATATCATTATGGGAGTTGGTGAAGATGAATCTCTAGAAGAAGCAATCTCTGTAACTGTTATTGCTACTGGATTTGATGTAGAGCAACAAGACGAAATTGTTAATACCGAAACTAAGAAAATAATTCATACTCTAGAGGACGAACAACGTTCTGCAATACAAGATTTATCTCCTAAATCTACTGGTAATGTTACTCCTGTGCGTTCTCCTTTACCAAAGAAAAAAGAAGTAGAAGAACCATCAATTATAAAGCATGAACTAATTGAAGATGAAGAAGTAGATGAGGATTCCTTGTTGATCCCTACAACAGATCTGCTAAAGGATATTGATGTATCCTACGAAGTGGTAGATTCTTTTTCTTCAGATAATGATTTTGTGATTATTAATGCGCAAGATATCATTAAACAAATAGAAGTTAATGATGAAAAAGAAGTTAATGCCGAAACAGAAAAAGAAGATCAGTTTGCACTAGCTTTTGATATGCCTGTAGGAGGAAACGAAGAAGAATCTACAAAGGCACCAATGGCTTCTCTCGATGAGCCAAAAGTAGAAGATGAAGAACAACCTATTGTTTTTGATCTAAGTGATGATATTCTCGATTTAGAAGTAAATGATGCAATAGAAGTGGTTCCTGTTGGAGAAACCACATCTGAAGGAGTGCGTAAGTATAGCTTAGAGGATTATATGGAAGAAGAAAAGCGATTAACCGAAGCGCAACCAGCAGAAGTTATGGAAGAAGAAGATGAAGAGGTTATATTAGAAAAGAAAACGATCGCTCCAACTCCAGAAGAAGAAAAAGTAGAAGATGCAGATCCAGTTAATCAGCCTATTTCTGAAACCCTAAAAGCCAGAGCAGCAGAACGTAGAGCTAAGATGAAAGAATTTAATTATAAGTTTAGAAATAACTCTTCTAACATCGATGATATCGAAAAAGAACCAGCTTATAAAAGAGCAGGAATCGATGTCGATACTAAACCAGATGATTCTGGACTATCAAGAACTTCTTTAGGAACCGATAGTAATGATGATATACAATTGCGTAAAAACAATTCTTTTTTGCATGATAATGTAGACTAA
- a CDS encoding DUF4405 domain-containing protein, producing MKSRKLVSISIAIIFLILSVTGILMYIKPYYKITASIHTVFGLLFSILAVFHIINNIKPLKMYSINSKNNFLNVHFITLLFIAGILFTGLLLNISGLNKVYDFGNEYRNSLQGKETLEDGTQSIIVKKETNEVAIEIDVKIGNAFRYAMMVIWVEDIDGNYIESLFVPKSIATSTYVNGKPNKNGIWKPAIVRRPESLPYWAHKRGIRASDGLFIPLGKAYDIDAVSGATPTHDFIINSKAKLGKLKKFRVLMEINQSFNWNKYYSKGRFPNDSIYSGSGRVGQPAIVYAVDVDLDKFGLSKNFLFEPIGHSHHSGKTDELFTDMSNITTALDIIDRGIVKIVK from the coding sequence ATGAAATCTAGAAAATTAGTAAGTATAAGTATTGCTATAATATTTTTAATATTGAGCGTAACAGGAATTTTAATGTATATAAAACCTTATTACAAAATTACGGCATCGATACATACAGTTTTCGGACTCCTATTTTCAATTTTGGCAGTTTTTCATATCATCAATAATATAAAACCATTAAAAATGTACAGTATAAATTCAAAGAATAACTTTTTGAATGTTCATTTTATCACATTACTTTTTATTGCAGGAATTTTATTCACGGGATTGTTGTTGAATATTTCTGGACTTAACAAAGTTTACGATTTCGGAAATGAATATCGTAATAGCTTACAAGGAAAAGAAACGTTAGAAGACGGAACGCAAAGTATTATTGTAAAAAAAGAAACTAACGAAGTTGCGATAGAGATAGATGTAAAAATAGGGAACGCGTTTCGTTATGCAATGATGGTAATTTGGGTTGAAGATATCGACGGAAATTATATTGAAAGTTTATTTGTCCCAAAATCTATTGCAACAAGCACATATGTAAATGGTAAACCAAACAAAAACGGAATTTGGAAACCTGCTATTGTTCGTCGCCCAGAATCGCTACCATATTGGGCGCACAAAAGAGGCATTAGAGCTTCTGACGGATTATTTATTCCTTTAGGAAAAGCTTATGATATCGATGCTGTTTCTGGTGCAACACCAACCCATGATTTTATCATTAATTCTAAAGCAAAACTTGGAAAATTGAAAAAGTTTAGAGTTTTAATGGAGATCAATCAATCATTTAACTGGAACAAATATTATAGTAAAGGCCGTTTTCCAAATGATAGTATTTATAGTGGTTCAGGTAGAGTTGGTCAACCTGCTATTGTTTATGCAGTTGATGTAGATTTAGATAAATTTGGGCTGTCTAAAAACTTTTTATTCGAGCCAATTGGGCATAGTCATCATTCTGGAAAAACAGATGAGCTGTTTACTGATATGTCTAACATCACAACAGCATTAGATATTATTGATAGAGGAATTGTAAAAATTGTTAAATAA
- the murG gene encoding undecaprenyldiphospho-muramoylpentapeptide beta-N-acetylglucosaminyltransferase — MSKKLRIILSGGGTGGHIYPAIAIANEIRDRYPDTSILFVGAKDRMEMQKVPQAGYEIEGLWISGIQRKLTLSNLLFPIKLLSSLWKSRKIIKKYNPDVVIGTGGFASGPLLKMANSRKIPTVLQEQNSFPGITNKWLSKGASKICVAYDNMEKFFPKNKIIKTGNPVRQDLLNTKEKRDQAITKYTLDPEKKTILIIGGSLGARRINQLIEKELGFFAGKEIQLLWQCGKLYYSDYKQYTSQKDVQVHEFLETMDLAYAAADVIISRAGASSVSELCIVAKPTLFIPSPNVAEDHQTKNAKAIVDKNGAVMLKESELDNKFEYTISELLDSENVQAKLSEGIKELALPNATSDIVDEIEKLMQNKAVRN; from the coding sequence ATGAGCAAAAAGCTAAGAATCATATTATCTGGAGGAGGCACAGGAGGACATATCTATCCTGCAATAGCTATTGCTAATGAAATACGTGACAGATACCCAGATACTTCTATTTTGTTTGTAGGAGCAAAGGATCGTATGGAGATGCAAAAAGTACCGCAAGCTGGATATGAAATTGAGGGATTGTGGATTAGTGGTATTCAAAGAAAGCTAACGTTGAGTAATTTGTTGTTTCCGATAAAACTATTAAGCAGTCTGTGGAAATCCAGAAAAATTATAAAAAAATATAATCCAGATGTAGTTATAGGAACCGGGGGATTTGCAAGTGGGCCATTATTAAAAATGGCAAACTCAAGAAAGATTCCAACCGTGCTTCAGGAACAAAATTCGTTTCCGGGGATTACCAATAAATGGTTGTCGAAAGGAGCCAGTAAGATTTGTGTTGCTTATGATAATATGGAAAAGTTTTTTCCGAAGAATAAAATCATAAAAACAGGAAATCCTGTTCGTCAGGATTTGCTAAATACTAAAGAAAAGAGAGATCAGGCCATTACAAAATATACCCTTGATCCAGAAAAGAAAACAATTTTGATTATTGGAGGAAGTCTGGGAGCAAGAAGAATTAATCAATTGATCGAAAAAGAACTTGGTTTTTTTGCAGGAAAAGAGATTCAGTTACTTTGGCAATGTGGGAAACTGTATTATTCAGATTATAAACAATATACAAGTCAAAAGGATGTGCAAGTACATGAGTTTTTAGAGACTATGGATTTGGCATATGCAGCTGCAGATGTTATTATATCAAGAGCTGGTGCAAGTTCGGTTTCAGAATTATGTATTGTTGCTAAACCAACATTATTTATCCCTTCGCCAAATGTAGCCGAAGATCATCAAACCAAAAATGCGAAAGCAATTGTTGATAAAAATGGAGCTGTAATGTTAAAGGAAAGCGAACTCGATAATAAGTTTGAGTATACGATTTCAGAATTACTAGATTCAGAAAATGTACAAGCCAAACTTTCTGAAGGAATAAAAGAATTGGCCTTGCCTAATGCTACTTCGGATATAGTAGATGAGATTGAAAAATTAATGCAAAATAAAGCAGTAAGAAATTAG
- a CDS encoding GatB/YqeY domain-containing protein produces MSLEQKVMTAMKEAMKAKDTNALTSLRAVKSAILLAQTESGAKEELTEDQELKLLQKQVKQRKDSAAIFIEQGRDDLATPELAQAKVIEQFLPEQLDEAEIEKIVIDIIAKTGAEGMKDMGKVMGMANAALTGKADGKTISTIVKSKLS; encoded by the coding sequence ATGAGTTTAGAGCAAAAAGTAATGACTGCGATGAAAGAAGCTATGAAAGCTAAAGATACTAATGCATTAACATCATTGCGTGCTGTAAAATCAGCTATTCTATTAGCCCAGACAGAAAGTGGGGCAAAAGAAGAACTTACCGAAGATCAGGAATTAAAATTATTGCAAAAACAAGTTAAGCAACGTAAAGATAGTGCTGCGATTTTTATAGAACAAGGGAGAGATGATCTGGCAACGCCCGAACTGGCACAAGCAAAAGTGATTGAACAGTTTTTACCAGAACAATTAGACGAAGCAGAGATCGAAAAAATAGTAATAGATATTATTGCTAAAACTGGCGCAGAGGGGATGAAAGATATGGGTAAAGTAATGGGGATGGCAAATGCTGCATTAACAGGGAAAGCAGATGGAAAAACAATTTCTACAATAGTAAAAAGTAAATTATCTTAA
- the murC gene encoding UDP-N-acetylmuramate--L-alanine ligase: MNKGLENIQNIYFIGIGGIGMSALARYFKFLGKNVAGYDKTPSQITSDLIALEIPIHFEDSVDHIPKSFLNTENTLIVYTPAIPKDHKEYVYVQSNGFLIKKRAEVLGIITKDTYTLAVAGTHGKTTTTAILAHLLKESGAKVTAFLGGISENYNSNLVLEGNEVVVVEADEFDRSFLQLYPDIAGITSMDADHLDIYEKANALEESFVEFSSRAKDHLLVRNGLPLSGITFGIEDDSDYCAQNIKIDNGTYVFDLKTPHKYIKDLHLNLPGRHNLLNAITAFAIAMLYGSPTGPLAKALFSFKGVQRRFSYQIKTNDLVYVDDYAHHPTEINALHQAVREMHPGKKILAIFQPHLYSRTRDFAADFAQSLSQFDQLLLLDIYPARELPIEGVTSDWLLSMIDAKDKKLIQKNNLIEAIVGSNAEVVLTIGAGDIGEEVYRIKEALLV, encoded by the coding sequence ATGAATAAAGGTTTAGAGAACATACAAAATATATATTTTATCGGTATCGGTGGTATCGGTATGAGTGCTCTTGCCCGATATTTTAAATTTCTAGGTAAAAATGTAGCAGGATATGATAAAACTCCTAGTCAGATTACTTCTGATCTAATAGCATTAGAAATTCCGATTCATTTTGAAGATAGTGTTGATCATATTCCTAAGTCATTTTTGAATACTGAGAATACGTTAATTGTGTATACTCCCGCTATCCCAAAAGATCATAAAGAATATGTGTATGTACAGAGCAATGGATTTTTGATCAAGAAGAGGGCAGAAGTTTTAGGAATTATTACAAAAGATACGTATACGCTTGCAGTGGCGGGAACACACGGAAAGACGACAACAACAGCTATTCTCGCGCATTTACTTAAAGAAAGCGGAGCAAAAGTGACTGCTTTTTTGGGAGGGATAAGTGAAAATTATAATTCTAATCTTGTATTAGAAGGAAATGAAGTAGTAGTAGTAGAGGCAGACGAATTTGATAGATCGTTTTTACAATTATATCCGGATATAGCAGGAATTACTTCGATGGATGCAGATCACCTGGATATTTATGAAAAGGCCAATGCATTAGAAGAGTCGTTTGTTGAATTTTCTTCTAGAGCAAAGGATCATCTTTTAGTACGTAATGGATTGCCTCTTTCGGGTATCACTTTTGGAATCGAAGATGACTCAGATTACTGTGCTCAAAATATAAAAATAGATAATGGAACCTATGTTTTTGATTTAAAAACACCACATAAGTATATTAAAGATTTGCATTTAAACCTGCCAGGTAGACACAACTTGTTAAATGCTATTACAGCCTTTGCTATAGCGATGCTTTACGGCTCCCCGACCGGACCTTTGGCAAAGGCTTTATTTTCTTTTAAAGGTGTGCAAAGAAGATTTAGCTACCAGATTAAAACGAATGATCTGGTGTATGTAGATGATTATGCACATCATCCTACAGAAATTAATGCGCTGCATCAGGCGGTGAGAGAGATGCATCCTGGTAAAAAGATACTCGCTATTTTTCAGCCGCATTTATATAGTAGAACCAGAGATTTTGCAGCAGATTTTGCGCAGAGTCTTAGTCAGTTTGATCAATTACTGCTTTTGGATATCTATCCGGCAAGAGAATTGCCTATCGAAGGCGTAACCTCGGATTGGTTATTAAGTATGATAGATGCAAAAGATAAAAAACTAATACAAAAAAATAATTTGATTGAAGCAATAGTAGGTAGTAATGCCGAGGTAGTGTTAACTATTGGGGCAGGAGATATTGGAGAAGAAGTATATCGTATAAAGGAAGCTTTGTTAGTATGA
- the ftsA gene encoding cell division protein FtsA encodes MEREVNEIAVGLDIGTTKIVAMVGKYNEYGKMEVLGIGKSKSLGVHRGVVNNITQTIQSIQQAIQEAESVSGLKINDVTVGIAGQHIRSLQHSDYITRPNADAVIDEDDIDKLCNQVHKLVMLPGEEILHVLPQEYKVDGQAEIKEPVGMYGGRLEANFHVVVGQVTSIRNIGRCVKSAGLELSDVTLEPLASANAVLSQEEKEAGVALIDIGGGTTDLAIFKDGIIRHTAVIPFGGNVITEDIKEGCSIIEKQAELLKIKFGSAWPGENKDNEIVSIPGLRGREPKEITLKNLSKIIHARVVEIVEQVFLEIKNYGHESPKKKLIAGIVLTGGGSQLKHLKQLVEYITGMDTRIGYPNEHLAGNSDSETTSPMYATAVGLVMDGLIHIKKQKKIGKKEEVASVQSTRQNEATTVDNDVNIEEEDPRVDLKPRKNILEKWTEKFKEFLDNAE; translated from the coding sequence ATGGAAAGAGAAGTAAATGAAATAGCGGTAGGACTAGACATAGGGACAACTAAGATTGTTGCCATGGTAGGAAAATATAATGAGTACGGAAAGATGGAGGTATTGGGAATTGGTAAATCCAAAAGTCTGGGGGTACACCGTGGTGTAGTTAATAACATAACGCAAACAATTCAATCAATACAACAAGCAATTCAGGAAGCAGAAAGTGTTTCGGGGTTAAAAATTAATGATGTAACGGTTGGGATTGCAGGTCAGCATATTCGTAGTTTACAACATAGTGATTATATCACCAGGCCTAATGCAGATGCTGTAATAGATGAAGATGATATAGACAAATTATGCAATCAGGTACATAAATTAGTGATGTTACCTGGTGAGGAGATTTTACATGTACTACCTCAGGAATATAAAGTGGATGGTCAAGCCGAAATAAAAGAACCGGTGGGGATGTATGGAGGAAGGTTAGAGGCTAATTTTCATGTAGTAGTCGGGCAAGTGACTTCTATTCGTAATATAGGACGATGTGTAAAAAGCGCGGGATTAGAATTGTCAGATGTGACTTTAGAACCATTGGCATCTGCTAATGCAGTGCTAAGCCAGGAAGAAAAAGAAGCAGGAGTTGCATTAATTGATATAGGGGGAGGTACCACAGATTTAGCCATTTTTAAAGATGGAATTATTCGTCATACAGCAGTAATTCCTTTTGGAGGTAATGTAATTACCGAAGATATTAAAGAAGGATGCTCAATCATTGAAAAACAAGCAGAATTACTAAAAATAAAATTTGGATCTGCCTGGCCGGGTGAAAATAAAGATAATGAGATTGTTTCAATTCCCGGACTAAGAGGAAGAGAACCTAAAGAAATTACGTTAAAAAATCTCTCTAAAATTATTCATGCACGAGTGGTCGAAATTGTAGAGCAAGTTTTTTTAGAAATCAAAAATTATGGACATGAATCTCCTAAGAAGAAATTAATTGCAGGAATTGTGCTAACAGGAGGAGGATCACAGCTTAAACACCTTAAGCAACTTGTCGAATATATTACAGGTATGGATACACGAATTGGATATCCTAATGAACACCTGGCAGGAAATAGCGATTCAGAAACGACAAGTCCTATGTATGCAACTGCAGTAGGATTAGTAATGGATGGATTAATACATATTAAGAAACAAAAGAAAATAGGTAAAAAAGAAGAGGTTGCAAGTGTTCAATCAACACGACAAAACGAGGCAACGACTGTAGATAATGATGTTAATATTGAAGAAGAAGATCCAAGAGTAGATCTAAAACCGCGAAAGAATATTTTGGAGAAATGGACAGAGAAATTCAAGGAATTCTTGGATAATGCAGAATAG